CGCAGTACGACGCCCCCATCTGTGCGGACGGCACGCTGCCGTTCCGCGTCGACGGCGACGAGCGGGCCGTCACCATCGACCGCGCCCACCTCGAAGAAGACCCCGGCAGCCTCCAGCACGCCGGCGGCTCCATCGACACCGCCGACTACACGCTCGTCAACTACAACCGCGCGGGGACGCCGCTGATGGAAATCGTCACCGCCCCGGAGTTCCGCGGTGCCGAGGAGGTGCGCTCCTTCCTCGCGAAACTGGAGGAGGTACTCGAGTATCTCGGCATCTTCGACTCCACGCGCGACGGGTCGCTCCGCATCGACGCGAACCTCTCGATTGTCGAGCGCGAGGACATCGGCGAGGACGGCTCGATTCCACAGGAGACGCTCGACGCCGCCAACCGCACCGAGGTGAAGAACATCTCCTCGCACAAGGGTGCCCAGAAGGCACTCGCCTACGAGGAGACTCGCCAGAAGAACGCGATTCGCCGCGGCCGCGAGGTCGAACAGGAGACGCGACACTGGGACGAGTCGCGCGGCATCACCGTCTCGATGCGCTCGAAGGAAGAGGAGAAGGATTACCGCTACTTCCGGGAGGCCGACCTGCCGCCGCTGCGCGTCTCCGGCTGGAAGGACGAGATCTCGATTCCCGAACTCCCGGACGCGAGACGCGACCGCTTCCAGCGCGAGTACGACCTCTCGGCGGAGGCCGCCTCGAAGCTCACCTCCCGGAAGGCCGTCGCGGACCTGTTTGAGGACGTGGCCGACCGGTTCGACGCCGGCCTCGCGGCGACGTGGGTGGCCGACAACCTCCTCGGCGAACTCAACTACCGCGACATGACGATTGCCGACGTAAGCGACCGCATCGACGAGTTCGAACACCTCATCGCGCTGGTCGCGGACGAGGAGATCACGACGAAAAACGCCGAGGAGACCGTCCTCCGGCGGATGCTCGATGACGGGCTCGACCCCGACACCATCGTCGAGGAGGAAGACCTCGGCAAGACCGACGACGACGCCGTCGTCGCCGCCGTCCGCGAGGCAATCGAGGAGAATCCCGACGCCGTGGCCGACTACGAGGCCGGCGACGACGGCGCGATCAACTTCCTCGTCGGGCAGGTGATGGGGAAGACGGGCGGCTCTGCGGACCCCGGTACCGTCAACGAGCTTCTGCGAGAGGAGTTGCCGTAGCTACCGTTCGGGCGGGCTGAGCGTCAGTCCGAAGTTGATGCCGGCATCTTGTGCGTCGGGGTCGTATCGGAGGAGCACCGCGAGCAGTCCGACGACGAGCAGTTCGAGGCCGACGGCGACGACGCCGAACAGCGTCCGCACCGACCCCTGTTCGCCGGCCGCACTCCGGAGCGTCTCGGCAATCGGGTCGATGATGTGAGCGAGGACGACGGCGACGACGCCGCCGGCGTCGTGGTTGCTCGTCGGCGGAACCTCGCCGGTGAGCGCGAAGCCGTGATTCAGGACGGTGTGCCAGCCGACCCAGCCGAGCAGGTACGCTCCCATCGCGAGGATGCCGA
This portion of the Halosegnis longus genome encodes:
- the gatB gene encoding Asp-tRNA(Asn)/Glu-tRNA(Gln) amidotransferase subunit GatB, which encodes MTAQTAQQELSAVIGLEVHVQLETATKIFCSCSTDAAEGEEPNTRTCPTCLGLPGALPVLNEGAVEAAVKVGKAIDADIPEETRFHRKNYYYPDLPKNFQITQYDAPICADGTLPFRVDGDERAVTIDRAHLEEDPGSLQHAGGSIDTADYTLVNYNRAGTPLMEIVTAPEFRGAEEVRSFLAKLEEVLEYLGIFDSTRDGSLRIDANLSIVEREDIGEDGSIPQETLDAANRTEVKNISSHKGAQKALAYEETRQKNAIRRGREVEQETRHWDESRGITVSMRSKEEEKDYRYFREADLPPLRVSGWKDEISIPELPDARRDRFQREYDLSAEAASKLTSRKAVADLFEDVADRFDAGLAATWVADNLLGELNYRDMTIADVSDRIDEFEHLIALVADEEITTKNAEETVLRRMLDDGLDPDTIVEEEDLGKTDDDAVVAAVREAIEENPDAVADYEAGDDGAINFLVGQVMGKTGGSADPGTVNELLREELP